The region GGCCGACTCGCCCTGGAGGGGGAAGCTGGCGATGCCACGCCAGGAGAGCGCGGCGAGCAGCGCCTCCGCCTCGGACTTCGGCACCTGACGGCCGCCGGCGAGCCAGAACTGGGCCGCCGTCTCGGCCGCGCCGACCAGGCCGGAGGCGAGCAGTTCGGCCCGCGCCCGGTGTACGCCGGTGGTCGAGATGATCGTGTCGGCGATCGCCGCGATGCACCCCCGCTCGACCCGGTCGACCCGGTCCCGTACCGCCGGCTCGTTGCGCAGGTCCGACTCGAAGACCAGCCGGAACGCCTCGCTCTTGTGGTCGATGAAGTCGAAGTACACCCGTACCGCGCCGCTGACCCGCTCCTTGTTGTCCGTGGTCGCCGCCATCGCGTCCCGGACCATCGCCACGATCGCGTCGGCGTGCGTGTCCAGCAGTGCCAGGTACAGCTCAAGCTTGCCCGGGAAGTGCTGGTAGAGCACCGGCTTGGAGACCCCGGCCCGCTCCGCGATGTCGTCCATCGCCGCCGCGTGGTAACCCTGGGCGACAAAAACCTCCTGAGCGGCGGCCAGCAACTGCTTACGCCGGGCCGAGCGAGGCAGCCGGGTGGGTCGGCCTGCTGTCTGCGCACCGCTCTCCGCAGCAGCGGTCATGGGAACCTCCGTGTCTCACGTCGCACAACCATCGACCTCGATCAGGTCGGATCGACGTATCACGTCGCGCCGCCGAATTAGGCCACCGCTGTAACTTATCGCCACTGTCACCACACGGTAGCCTCAGCGGGGGCGACCAAGGAGCGCACGGTGGACGAAACAGGGCAACCCGGGGCCGCCGCACCCGGCGAGAACGGTAACGGGGCAGGTCC is a window of Micromonospora sp. NBC_01699 DNA encoding:
- a CDS encoding TetR/AcrR family transcriptional regulator: MTAAAESGAQTAGRPTRLPRSARRKQLLAAAQEVFVAQGYHAAAMDDIAERAGVSKPVLYQHFPGKLELYLALLDTHADAIVAMVRDAMAATTDNKERVSGAVRVYFDFIDHKSEAFRLVFESDLRNEPAVRDRVDRVERGCIAAIADTIISTTGVHRARAELLASGLVGAAETAAQFWLAGGRQVPKSEAEALLAALSWRGIASFPLQGESA